From Quercus robur chromosome 8, dhQueRobu3.1, whole genome shotgun sequence:
CTAAGAATtcgtaaaaatattataaaataataatttgtgtaGGCACCAAAACCATCAATCTTTCTGGAAAATTGACATGCTGGATCTCGGGAGCCCTGCCGAACCTTCTGCTCACATGACGTGCTTCTCTTCTATTCGCCACCTttcaaaacaaacataaaaaataaaaaataaaaatgaagaaagagaaagaagaaggaaaaacaaaaatttgaaacgCACATTTGATGGTGCCGACTTCGTACTAAAacatctctcactctctctctccctttcgaATTTATACTtttcttcctccttcttcttctttcttctttattagtACTAGTATTCTATTTCTTCTGTGTCATTGCGCACCGTTTTGATCAATACTTTGCTCTCACTCTCTGATCCTCTGCTTCTTTAATTCTTATATCAGGTACTAGTACTACTTAACTCTTccaaattctttatttttcaataagatCTATTTTTCGTTCATTCACTCACGCGAATATATTTGTATAACTGTATAACTAAAACTTGAATTTCGAATTTCAATTCACTCTCGCATTTTAGTGAAACTAAAACTTTCTAATGttatttttgctgaatttaAGTTATCAAGCTAGTAATCAATAACATTTTCCTTGGAACCAAACAGAGAGCTATGACTATGAGGCGAGGTAGTGTTGGcatttttttgagttattttctGTGTTAATTTGAAACCGAAATTTCAGTGATCAGGTCAGCTTGCTAAGTGTTGAAGAAATGATTTGGGGGATTATTCGCCGCAAAGTCATTTCGGTATGGATCAAAAATCTTGCTCTAGTTACTGTTTTTTATATTGGTATTGATAAATTAGTTGGTGGCTACATCATGCATGCAATTGTAGTTCTAGTTTCtgaattaatatttaaatttaattggttttaattagtggttttgtgtgtgtgtttttaatcGATAGCCGAAGGTTTTGGGAGAGTCAGTACAGAGAATTAGGCCTGCAGTGTCGGTGTCGGGGCCACAATGTTACAGGACTATGCGGAAAGAGGTACTTATGATGATTGTTGTTGGTTGCTATTGTGTATTTTTGGTTGGATTTCTCATATGAATGATTGCAAGAATCGTTGTAATTTTGATAGTGATGAAACGGGTTCTCTTTATTTCCTTCGTGGCATCATTACATTGTCGAGTTTAAGAAATGAGGATATTGCCTAgcaagagagaaaaagtaatttgggatagtaaaaaaatattttaaccaTAAAAATTTCCTGATTAGTGGAGTATGGATTGAATATGACAAACAGTGTCCAAATTTGGTCTATGGAAGCCATTGCTTTGGCATGTAAATCAATTGCTGTAATAGCTGAAttagtaaactttttttttttttgttttgttttgttttagtgttGTATATGACTGATATGCTAAGCTCTGAGGGTACTGTACTTGTGCCCCAATGGtgtacttttaaatttttaatggaattCAAAATTCATTCTTCCCAGTACAAGCACAAATTTCTATCTTTAGGTTTTACAATCATGTTGCTGTGGAACCAATTGACACCAAAGGGGCTATACTTATGTTTGAAAATTGGTCTTGATGTGGAGAACACTCTATCAAATCAAGGGCTAATCAATTGCTTAATTTTCTCTGGCCCCACTTATGAAATTTAGATGGTCTTGCTCATATATTGGTCCTATATAAGAGCAAAAAAGGAGTGTTTTTAGGCATCTTTAGACTTGGTGGGCAGCTCCTTCAATTGTGGGTGGTTATGCATGGGGGGATTCCATCTAAATCATCCATCAAGTAGGCAATAAAGAAGGAAGGCCAGTTGCTACCTCATCTAATGGGGGTTTGGGAAGGGTGATTACTGATTAACTTAAATGGCCATAAAGATCTTGGCTCTGTAGGCAACCACTATACTCGGACAAACAATAGGGTAGGTCTATCAAACATCAAGGAGAGACTTACAGTGCATATGAAAATTAGAGATGGCAACTAATCTTTTCCTCTTGCCCTCATAAAGAACCTTCCTTTCATCCTCTAGTCAAGGCCAATTGTCACTAGTCAAGAACTTCAAAATTTCCCTTgtccttttaaaattttggaagtaTGGACCAGAGCTGGCCATTGTACTTGTTGTCGAGCAAGCTTGGAGACTCAACTCACCAGGGTCCCCGGTTTTCAGATTCAATAAGAAAATCCAAGAGACCAAATTTGCACTAAAGAGATGGAACCAAGAATCCTTCGGCCAAGTCCAGACCCACATTCAGCAAACCAAAGTAGACCTAAGGGTAATCCAATCTCTTAACCCTAGACCTCTAATCTACAAAAGAGGCCTACACGCAAGAAACTCAAGATGAACTgctaaaaagaaaggaaatctgATGAAGCCAAAATTCTCAAATGCAGTGGCTTATGAGTTCTAACCTTAACACTAAGTTCTTTCTCATGTCTACTGTTATTCATAGCGAGAAAAACTCCATAGACTTCCTCAAAAATGAGAAATGGTGTATGGCTCTCAGGTGACAAAATATTGGGCATTGCTTTGTCAATTATTTCCAATCACTATTTATCTCATCAACCCCTAATACTCTAGCTAACCTTGAAACCCTTCTCCCACCTTGCATCTTTGTTGAGGAAAACAAGTCCCTAACAGCCATCTGCACCCCAGATAAAATAGGAAATTCCTTCTTTAGCATGGCCTCCAACAAAGCCCCTGGACCATGGTTTCTCTCCCACTTTTCTATAAGCATTATTGGCACATCATTGGGGGTAATGTAATTGTTGCCATCCAAGATTTCTTTTTAAAGGAGTATATGTTGGTAATTCAATCACACTTCATCACCCTTATCCCCAATTGCAGCCAATGTCTTTTAATTAAGACCAATTGGCCTTTGCAATGTCACTTGTAAAGCTATATCTAGAGTACTTGCAAAACGATTCCAGTTCCTACAACCTAAACTCATATCTCAATGGCAAGCAACCTTTGTGCCTGGGATGAAAAGCCAAGACAATAGTAtcttagatatatatatatatatatatatatataaaatggatCCAATGGGTGCTGCAATCTATCTCCACTCACTCATATTCAATAATCAATGGTGGCCCTTTTGGTTTCTTCAAACCCACTCGAGGAATCGGACAAGGGGATCCTTTATCCTCTTTCCTCTTCACTCTTGCTGGTGACTCCACTTCAAGACTTCTTCAACAAAGTGATCAAATTGCACTAATCAAAGGGTCAAAATCAACTGTGGCTCCCCATCCTTAATACACCAATAATTTGCAGATAATCTATTCATTTTCTCACAAGCCAAAGCACAAAATCTACAAAGTATCCAAGAATGCATCTCCAAATATTGCTCCTGGTCCatacaaaaaatgaaccaaGCAAAGTCTATTGTTTTCTGCAGTAAAAAATTCTCCAACCAACAGAGAACCACTTTGGCCAACACCTTAAACCTGAAGCAACCAGGGCAAAAAGCAAACTACCTTGGACTCCCTCTCAAAAGTGGCATCTCAGAATCCATAGCTTTTGAGGATGTGATCATCAAAGCTGAATCAAAATTGCAATGATGGAAAAGTAAGACCCTATCCAATGCGGGGAAAACAACATTTATTAGGTATGTGGCCTCAGCTATTCCATCATATATTATGTCCTTTGTTCTACCTAAGAAAACTTCTTCAAAATTGGATGCCATGCTTAGGGACTTTTGGTGGGGttcctcctcttcctccacCAAACTGTGCTATCTCAGAGCTTGGGATGGTATTTGTTTAGTCAAATCATTAAGAGGCATTGGCCTCCGCAGAATACATGACTAACTGTGTATTAATAACCAAACTTGCTTTGGAGGTCTTCGCCAATCCTCAAAGCCTGAGGGTCTTGATTTTCAAATCTAAATATCTTTGTGGTGCCTCATTCCTAATAGCAAACAGGCCTAAACAAGAATCTTGGTCATGCCAAGGAATTTTCCAATGTAGAGATCTCCTCTCAAAGGGAATCTGTTACAAGGTTGGTAGTGGCTGTAGCATATCACAATGGGATGACCCATGGATTCCCAAACTCCCAAACTTCAGGCCAATTGAAACTTCTCCACAATAGCTGAGTTGCATATAGTAGCTGATTTAATTATTCGAAAATCAAGGAAGTGGGATCAAAATAGGCTCAATCTCTGTTTCCTCAACATCTGCATTCCATCCTCCCCCACACATGTTACCCCCCTCTGGCCCCAAGCTTTGATGGCAAATTCTCTGTGCAGGCTGCCTATGACCTTGACCAGTTCTATCGATTTCTTAGTCATGAGGTCCTTACCAAGCAAGATTGGACCTTgctttgaaaactaaaaattcatGAGTGGCTTAAAGTCCTGTGGAAGCTAGCCTGTGATACCCTTTCAACCAGAGCTGTCCTAAAATTTAGAATCCCAGGTATAGAAGAACACTATTCCACATGCCAATACCCAAGTGAATCAACCATACACCTCTTCCTCAAATGCCCCATTCTTCACAGGTGTGGAGTGTGGTCAAGTTCATTATGGTCCCTGCTGCTTTGCTCAAATGGATTTCCCAACAATGGCTCATTGGATCAGATTCATCAtatattcagaaaaaaaaaaccctctagCTCACCAGAGAACAATTAAAAGCATTTATACTATTCTCTCCAATTCTCTGTGATCACTTATTGGCAGAAAGGAACAAATTGGTTTTTCAAAATGCTCAAATAGACTATAGCTTTGTTCAGGGAGATTAATGCTGCTTTCTTATCTCACTTGGCAGCTTGGAATACATTAAAATACCCTGCCCCTTCCATGCAAATGGAGCCAGACCCTCCCTCTGATAGgaataaattgaattttgatgcaGCTTTCAAAAATCAAGGTACAATGGCAGTAGTAGTAAGCTGTAACAACCAAGCTCAAATCCTCAAAGCTTGGACCAAGTTATTCCCTAAAGGAGATGCTTTGTGGGGAGAAGTCATGGCTGCCCTGTTTGCAATCTCATGTGCTTCAGAAGCTGGTTATTCCCTAATCATCATCAAAAGTGATGCAGCCAATGTGCTAATGCCCCTCAAGGAACTTGCTTCTACCCCTTGCTGGCTGATTGCTTCCAGAATTGAAGACATTCATTTTTTGGCCTCTCATAATAGAAGTCattcttttttgggttaagaactttccttttctttttcaattgtaaAACAAGATGCTAATTTTACACCCCCCCCAATAACTTAACTTCCTGGGTTTTGAGTGTTCTTAAGAAAGGGCTTTTCCCATCTCCAATCTCCCTCCCTCTGTTTTGTTTTCTGAAGCTGAAGATGCAAAAGGCCCTTTCATTCCTTTTGTATCTCACGTCTCAGTGTAATAAAGTTCTCTTTacttatcaccaaaaaaaagagcatCATTGAAAagtaggaagagagagagagagagagagagagtgagcaATTTATAGGCTTAAAAGTTTTACAAGGCATGTTGATGCTGTGCTCATCAgagtttttaatatatatatatatatataaatataatcctCTCCTCGTATTTCTGGTGTTGGAAATTAAGAAAAGTTTCTCTCCTTGTATACCAGCTCCTTGGCACACCACTGTAGAAAGCTTCCAATATTATGGCTTTTTATCCATGCAGGCTTTGCTCATTGGGCAAGGATTTGAGTGTATCCAGAGATCTGGCTACCACATTTTGTTAGGTAATcttgtggaaattttttttattgaacatGCTTCTTGTTAGGAACTTATTTTACATGTGTGGTTCTGTTTTCCTTCACAGTGATTGATTTCTTTAAATTCCTTTGTTTTAGGAGGTCATGCCCATTCAACGCGGAGGTTAGTGAGCTCAagcttttatgttttatgcagcCCTTCCTCACCCCAGAGCTACCAAGAAAATCTGTTTCCAACTGTAATTTCTATTTAACTTTTTCAAATCTTCTCTTGGGGGGTGGGTATTGGCTGGTTGCAAAGAACTTCATTTAGCGGCCTACTTTGAGGGTGTCTTAAATAATATGACATATATTACATTTCAGACAAATCTGACTTAAATGTTTCTGAActgatttggataattttatttgaaaaaatccTTTTGGAATTTCTCACTAAATTAATCATGTCATACAACTTGAGAAAACAGCAGGTCCAAGACATCTAATACTTAGGATACTTCTTGATGTTTGCaaacttttttctttagaaTTGAAATCGTTCTGTTACTACCTCTGACATCCTCAATCTGAGAAGAGAATCCGAGTCTTCCAAGAAATTAATGATTGAAAGGggaaaagagaggagagagggtgtgttttgggggggtggggtgggtgTTAGTACTTATAAACTCTTCTCTTCCTTTGgtttcttccttattttcttcCCCTTTTCCTTCTGCATGCAGAGAAGTTACTGCACTATTTCAAACAGAGCACTTTGTTCGATTGAAGAATAGATCATTCTCTTCAGACAACGGTAATTTATTGTTTATGTGCCTTGCAGATGTAGTTCAATATATGGACATGCTGATTCATGTGTCTGCACACACGTGTTTATACATATTGGAATTTGCTTGCAGGAGACATAGTTGCAGCTGTCGTTCCTTTCATGGGCGAATCTATAACTGATGGCACTTTGGCAACATTCCTAAAGAGTATGTTATACTCACAGCTGCATTGTGAATTGTATGCTTTCAATGCTTAATATTTGTGTTGTCTAATTATTCGTGAGCATacatatatatgaatttaatgCCTTCTGAAACTAATGTGTACATTACCCTATGAACAGAGCCTGGTGACAGAGTAGCAGTCGATGCGCCTATTGCTCAAATTGAAACTGATAAGGTAACTTCTGttccacaccccccccccccccccccccccccccaccaaaccaaaaaatttatagatcttgTGATTCTGAAGTATAAAGAAGAGTCATTgctgattttttcttttcccataaataGGTGACAATTGATGTAGTTAGTCCTGAAGCTGGCACCATTCAAGAGGTAATATTTCTGTAATGTGGCAATATGAATTAGTTGAATGTTCATTGCAATACCTCTTTGAAAATGGATTTGAGTAATGTTGCTGTGCTGATCCTTTTCTCTTTCCTGTATTGTAAATGTAATTGATAGTAGTTTGTGGCCAAGGAAGGTGACACTGTGGAACCAGGTACCAAGATTGCTTTCATCTCAAAATCAGGTGAAGGCGTAACAGTAACACAAGCACCATCAGAAAATGCTGCTGCTCAGGCACCACCTCCTGAACAGAAGGAAAGTGTTGAGAAGCAAATCCCCAAAGCAGAAACTGCCCCTGTCAATGAGAAGATTAAAGAACCATCTCCATCACAACCCAAGGCAAAAGGAACTTCTCCTCCTAAAGCCACAGCTTCAGAACCCCAGCTTCCTCCTAAGGATAGGGAAAGACGAGTACGTTTTAGGATTTCTTCTTCAAGTAAGAAAATATATCTTTCTAAGTTTATTATGGTAAGCAAGTACTGAAAATATTATCTTATCTATCCTGTCTAGGTTCCCATGACAAGACTCAGGAAACGGGTTGCAACACGATTGAAAGATTCTCAGAATACATTTGCTTTGCTGAGCACATTTAATGAGGTTGATATGTAAGTTTGAATCATCTTACTTTCCACCTCGAACAAGGAGTAACGATGACTGTTTTCATAAAGTTGTTCTTGCTTTTAAAACTTGTGTAATCTCATTATCAGGctttttgttgtataatatGTTAATTATGAGCACTCTGAATTCAACAACTGTCCTATGATTACTGAATGTAATGCATGCCTCCgggaaaaggaaaaggggaTAAACTAATAAATATCATGAGTAGCTCTTTCAAATTGCCTTTTCACGATGTCAttgtttcctttttgtttgtcAAATGTCCGTTaaacagctctctctctctctcctggtTGATTTTCTGTATAATGCAGGACTAACTTGATGAAGCTCCGTTCAGATTATAAAGATGCCTTTGTTGAAAAGCATGGGGTCAAATTAGGACTTATGTCGGGCTTCGTGAAAGTATGTATAAGTAGTATGTCACTCGTGTAAAGTACCTTTGCGTGTTAGATGATTTTGGACAATGTATGCTGTTTGTTCGTgttcataatttcattttaatttgtttcaGGCTGCTGTTAGTGCACTTCAGAGTCAGCCAGTTGTCAATGCTGTAATTGATGGTGAAGATATCATATATCGAGATTACATTGATATCAGCATTGCTGTAGGCACTCCTAAGGTATGCCCAATTTCATGGTTTATCCATGTATTGTCAAGCTTTTAACTGATGTGAACTCATTTCTATCAAAAaatgagttttatttaatttgtcaAATCCTGAGGATAATAggtggtttttttaaaaaaaaaaaaaatttaattctgaATAAATAGAAGTTCTCAATGTAGAAGATACTTAAGGAAGAGATGGATATAAGTAAATTGGTActcattattaaaataataataataaaaaggataCAAGTGAttgtttcctttttgtttgtcaaatgaccttttttttgtttatgtttttataaggcttttaaTGTTTTTCCTTCCTAGTTAATTAAGGAACTTGGTATTATCAAGCACCAACTGCTCTGGTTGTCTAGACTGCCAATaatatctttttgtttgtaatgtattttaaaaattagtccTGGATTGTCAATGAGctttagctcaaatggcactcAATCATATGCAACACAATTATTTTTCATGGGGAACACGTGTATGGGAGGAAAAATGACCAATAAAAAATGGTGTAGGCTTTAGCACCTAGTGTTGCCCGGACTCAGCACCAAGTAGAGTGGAAAACAACTCCAATTACAATAATAATCAAGTTTACCCAATGGTGAATGCTGGAGATTTAGGGTtctcaatttttataaaatatggaTAGAAAATAAGCTCAATCAAATATGGGTAAAATCAGTTGACAATAAAATCCTAAAAAGTCTCAATCATTCAGTATTAACTGGGTCTAATGGGTAGCAAGCTTCCATTGTCTAGTCATAAAGTCATTGGTTAGGCTGTCCTCCTATGTTGGTGTTCACAAACATGTGATCAGGAGCCTATATCTAGTCTAGTGTCCGCACCATAGTCATTTCATAATAATGGAATGGAGACTTTCTAGGGTGCTTGTGTAatttaccaatcaaaaagataaaagggtaaattacaccAACCTCCCTTGAGATTTCATAAAATGACACTCCCCACAAACGTTTCATGAAATAACATTCACCGTTGAGGTTTTATAAACAGATAAAGTCCATCTCCTCCACATTAGTACTTTCCTAACAGAATATTCCATTAGATGGGAGT
This genomic window contains:
- the LOC126695335 gene encoding dihydrolipoyllysine-residue succinyltransferase component of 2-oxoglutarate dehydrogenase complex 1, mitochondrial-like isoform X3; this translates as MRKEALLIGQGFECIQRSGYHILLGGHAHSTRREVTALFQTEHFVRLKNRSFSSDNGDIVAAVVPFMGESITDGTLATFLKKPGDRVAVDAPIAQIETDKVTIDVVSPEAGTIQEFVAKEGDTVEPGTKIAFISKSGEGVTVTQAPSENAAAQAPPPEQKESVEKQIPKAETAPVNEKIKEPSPSQPKAKGTSPPKATASEPQLPPKDRERRVPMTRLRKRVATRLKDSQNTFALLSTFNEVDMTNLMKLRSDYKDAFVEKHGVKLGLMSGFVKAAVSALQSQPVVNAVIDGEDIIYRDYIDISIAVGTPKGLVVPVIRNAENMNFAEIEKQINTLAKKANDGSISIDEMAGGTFTISNGGVYGSLLSTPIINPPQSAILGMHSTVTRPMVFGGNIVPRPMMYIALTYDHRLIDGREAVFFLHRIKDVVEDPRRLLLDI
- the LOC126695335 gene encoding dihydrolipoyllysine-residue succinyltransferase component of 2-oxoglutarate dehydrogenase complex 2, mitochondrial-like isoform X1 translates to MIWGIIRRKVISPKVLGESVQRIRPAVSVSGPQCYRTMRKEALLIGQGFECIQRSGYHILLGGHAHSTRREVTALFQTEHFVRLKNRSFSSDNGDIVAAVVPFMGESITDGTLATFLKKPGDRVAVDAPIAQIETDKVTIDVVSPEAGTIQEFVAKEGDTVEPGTKIAFISKSGEGVTVTQAPSENAAAQAPPPEQKESVEKQIPKAETAPVNEKIKEPSPSQPKAKGTSPPKATASEPQLPPKDRERRVPMTRLRKRVATRLKDSQNTFALLSTFNEVDMTNLMKLRSDYKDAFVEKHGVKLGLMSGFVKAAVSALQSQPVVNAVIDGEDIIYRDYIDISIAVGTPKGLVVPVIRNAENMNFAEIEKQINTLAKKANDGSISIDEMAGGTFTISNGGVYGSLLSTPIINPPQSAILGMHSTVTRPMVFGGNIVPRPMMYIALTYDHRLIDGREAVFFLHRIKDVVEDPRRLLLDI
- the LOC126695335 gene encoding dihydrolipoyllysine-residue succinyltransferase component of 2-oxoglutarate dehydrogenase complex 2, mitochondrial-like isoform X2 — its product is MLQDYAERAPWHTTVESFQYYGFLSMQALLIGQGFECIQRSGYHILLGGHAHSTRREVTALFQTEHFVRLKNRSFSSDNGDIVAAVVPFMGESITDGTLATFLKKPGDRVAVDAPIAQIETDKVTIDVVSPEAGTIQEFVAKEGDTVEPGTKIAFISKSGEGVTVTQAPSENAAAQAPPPEQKESVEKQIPKAETAPVNEKIKEPSPSQPKAKGTSPPKATASEPQLPPKDRERRVPMTRLRKRVATRLKDSQNTFALLSTFNEVDMTNLMKLRSDYKDAFVEKHGVKLGLMSGFVKAAVSALQSQPVVNAVIDGEDIIYRDYIDISIAVGTPKGLVVPVIRNAENMNFAEIEKQINTLAKKANDGSISIDEMAGGTFTISNGGVYGSLLSTPIINPPQSAILGMHSTVTRPMVFGGNIVPRPMMYIALTYDHRLIDGREAVFFLHRIKDVVEDPRRLLLDI
- the LOC126695335 gene encoding dihydrolipoyllysine-residue succinyltransferase component of 2-oxoglutarate dehydrogenase complex 1, mitochondrial-like isoform X4, which codes for MFYAALPHPRATKKICFQLEVTALFQTEHFVRLKNRSFSSDNGDIVAAVVPFMGESITDGTLATFLKKPGDRVAVDAPIAQIETDKVTIDVVSPEAGTIQEFVAKEGDTVEPGTKIAFISKSGEGVTVTQAPSENAAAQAPPPEQKESVEKQIPKAETAPVNEKIKEPSPSQPKAKGTSPPKATASEPQLPPKDRERRVPMTRLRKRVATRLKDSQNTFALLSTFNEVDMTNLMKLRSDYKDAFVEKHGVKLGLMSGFVKAAVSALQSQPVVNAVIDGEDIIYRDYIDISIAVGTPKGLVVPVIRNAENMNFAEIEKQINTLAKKANDGSISIDEMAGGTFTISNGGVYGSLLSTPIINPPQSAILGMHSTVTRPMVFGGNIVPRPMMYIALTYDHRLIDGREAVFFLHRIKDVVEDPRRLLLDI